In Nocardioides dokdonensis FR1436, the following are encoded in one genomic region:
- a CDS encoding MFS transporter codes for MPIDDSRRVSMLIGVLFGLAGMGSAAAAVALPALGQDFGISVGTAAWTISLYALMFAVTTALYGRFSDLVGIRTPLLIGIGLMAGGALLAALAPTYAVLLFARLVQGAGAAAVPTLGVAILSGRYDGAVRGLALGRLAGTAAAVTSLGPLLGGVVEHAFGWRAVMAIPMLGALVIPFVWRALTTEGSGANLDVIGAVLVALTAAGLVLLIQSPSTGLVIALVGLLLLGLGTPLVMLQVRRRPDGFLPRDVIRNPVVVRSALAAAAVPASWFGMLIAVPAVLVGEAGWEPWQVGLLLLPSSVVAVLMPRVTGPMLTRIGAAQTLVGAAIAASLALFMSAWGAAVLSPVVLAIALILVTFSFGAGQPALSASVGGAVHVHVRGVALGIATLVFMTGGSVGSALVGGLGSVTGLPWALAILGVLPLIGMTALFPILKHSPEALIAEAD; via the coding sequence GTGCCCATCGACGACTCACGCCGCGTGTCCATGCTGATCGGCGTGCTCTTCGGGCTCGCCGGGATGGGCTCCGCAGCCGCCGCCGTGGCGCTCCCGGCCCTGGGCCAGGACTTCGGCATCAGCGTCGGCACCGCCGCGTGGACGATCAGCCTCTACGCGCTGATGTTCGCGGTCACCACGGCGCTCTACGGCCGCTTCTCCGACCTCGTCGGCATCCGCACCCCGCTGCTGATCGGCATCGGGCTGATGGCCGGCGGCGCGCTGCTGGCCGCGCTGGCGCCGACGTACGCCGTGCTCCTCTTCGCCCGCCTCGTCCAGGGCGCCGGCGCCGCCGCCGTGCCGACCCTCGGTGTGGCGATCCTCAGCGGCCGGTACGACGGTGCCGTCCGCGGGCTCGCCCTGGGCCGGCTCGCCGGCACCGCGGCCGCCGTGACCAGCCTCGGGCCGCTGCTCGGCGGGGTCGTCGAGCACGCCTTCGGCTGGCGCGCGGTGATGGCGATCCCGATGCTCGGGGCGCTGGTGATCCCGTTCGTGTGGCGCGCGCTGACCACCGAGGGGAGCGGGGCCAACCTCGACGTCATCGGGGCCGTGCTCGTCGCCCTCACCGCCGCCGGGCTGGTGCTGCTCATCCAGTCGCCCTCGACCGGTCTGGTGATCGCGCTCGTCGGGCTGCTGCTGCTCGGTCTCGGCACCCCGCTGGTGATGCTGCAGGTGCGGCGTCGCCCCGACGGGTTCCTGCCACGCGACGTGATCCGCAACCCCGTCGTCGTCCGCTCCGCGCTGGCGGCGGCCGCCGTGCCCGCCTCGTGGTTCGGGATGCTGATCGCCGTGCCCGCGGTGCTCGTCGGCGAGGCCGGCTGGGAGCCGTGGCAGGTCGGCCTGCTGCTGCTGCCCAGCTCGGTGGTCGCGGTCCTCATGCCTCGGGTGACCGGGCCGATGCTGACCAGGATCGGCGCCGCCCAGACGCTCGTCGGGGCCGCGATCGCCGCCTCGCTCGCGCTGTTCATGTCCGCGTGGGGTGCTGCCGTGCTCTCGCCGGTGGTGCTCGCGATCGCGTTGATCCTGGTGACGTTCTCCTTCGGCGCCGGCCAGCCCGCCCTCTCCGCCTCCGTCGGGGGCGCGGTGCACGTGCACGTGCGCGGGGTGGCCCTCGGCATCGCCACGCTCGTCTTCATGACCGGTGGCTCCGTCGGCTCCGCCCTCGTCGGCGGTCTCGGCTCGGTCACCGGGCTGCCGTGGGCGCTGGCCATCCTCGGGGTGCTGCCGCTGATCGGCATGACCGCGCTGTTCCCGATCCTCAAGCACTCCCCGGAGGCGCTGATCGCCGAGGCCGACTGA